CCGCAAGCCCGGTGAGGACTACACCGAGACGGACTGGACGGACCCAGCGGACGACAACACTCCCTATGTCCGCTCGAAGGCGATCGCGGAACGGGCGGCATGGGACTACATCGAGGCGGAGGGCGGTGGACTCGAACTCTCTGTGATCAACCCGAGCGGAATCTTCGGCCCGCTTCTCGGCCCCCACCTGTCCGCATCCACCGGCCTCGTCAAGGCGATGCTGGACGGCGCGATGCCCGTCGTGCCGCCTGTGTACTTCGGCGTGGTCGACGTGCGTGACGTGGCGGACATCCACGTCCGGGCGCTGACCCACCCGGCGGCCGCCGGCGAACGGTTCCTCGCCTCCAACGGCCCCGCCATCAGCTTCCTCCAGCTGGCCCGGATCCTCCGCGAGCACCTCGGCGAGGCAGCCGCGCGCGTCCCGACCCGCGAACTGACCCCCGACGAAGTGCGCGAGGCCGCCGTCAGCAACCCCACCCTGCGGGATGCCGTCCGGCAGTCGGGCGGCATCCCCGTCCTCCACACCGAGAAGGCCCGCACGATGCTCGGCTGGGAACCGCGCGACACGGCGACCACGATCGTCGACACCGCCAGGAGCCTCATTCAACTCGGGCTCTGTGAAGGCGAAACGCCCCGCCCGCCGCACCGAGGTGTCAGCCGGCCGAAGGAAGGGCGGTCCCGGATCCGCTGAGGATGAGGCGGGAGCGCCGCCGCGACGCGATCGCAATGGCCGTACCGATGCCCGCGATCAGCAGTCCGATCCCACAGAAGACCAGCGGAATCAGCCACAGCGAGACAAACCCGTCGATCTTCGCGTCCTCCGGGTCATCGGCGCGGTACAGGACGTCAACCCGCTCACCCTCGTCGTACGCCGGTGGGTTGGAGCCCATTGAGCTCCGGAACGTCGTCGGCGCACCGCCCGCCGGCGTGAACTCGACGACCGGGTGCGCCGTGGGCCCGCTGCTCTGCCGTGACTTGCTGGACGAGCTGACGTTGCCGCCCTCCCACTCCAGGTACACCACGGTTCCCCTGGCACGCTCCGCATCCGTCACGAACGAGATCGACACCCCTCCCACAATCGCCCCGATGGCGAAGAACAGCGTCCCGAACGCGATGACCCCGAATGTGATCCACCAGCCGGCACTCCGCCGCCCACGTACCTGAACCTGCACAACTTCCCTCTCACTTGTCCGGAGTGAGAGGACGCTATCCCAAGTGCAAAAACCACTGCGCACCCGCCCCCACGCACGTCGTTCACGACGCGGGGGAACTCCGGGGCCCTGGTCCCCGGCGAGATTCGGCGTACTAGATGGTCGGCCGCTCCAGACGAGGATCGCCTGGCGGACCGATGAACTGCCCGGCGGATCCCTGCGCATGACGATCGGTGATGTCGACGCCGCACCCAAGGACCCCAAGTCCGTCCGGAGCAACGACTATCGCGCACCCGCCGGCCAGACCGAGTGCGACAACGTCAGAATCATCAAGGTCCACGGCTGGTGGTGCACCACCACCGTCTCCTCCGTCGCACAGGACGGCGAGATCGTGCTCGGCGGCGCCGCACCCCGCGCGACGATCCACTCCGCAGGCTTCCGCACGCATTGTTCTGGCCACCACGCGCGGATCCGGCAGCACCACGAGATCCAGCGGAACAGCTGGTCCGGCTGGCGCGCCGACAGCAGGCGCCGCGACACCCCCTGGACAACCGCCCGACACCAGGCCCACGGAACCGTCTCAGCACCCTGCCCGCGCGGACGGGCCGGCACCTACACCTACCGCTGGCGGTCACGGTCGAGGTCTTCGGCGTCCAGGCGGACGACTCCCCGGCCGCGAGCGCCGAAATCCGCGCGGACTGCGGTTCGGGCATCAGCTGAGCGCACACGCGGACACCACGGACGGGTGAAGTCAGCTGTTCTCGCCGTATGCCGCCGCGATCTCCGCCGACTCGGCCCACCGGCTGTACGTCGGCTGCTGCGGCCAGCCCTCCGGCGAGTCCTGCCACTCCTCCTGGCGGCCGTACGGCAGCAGGTCGACCAGGCCGAACAGATAGCTCAGGCGCTCGACGCCGCGGCCGTCGGTGTGCCAGGTCCGGTACACCTTGTCGCCGTCGCGCAGGAACACGTTGACCGCGAATCCGGCGTTCGGCGGGGCGCCGACGTCGCCGCCGAACGAGCTGTTCGCCGTCGAGTACCACGTCATCTCGTTCCCGACCTTGCGCTTGTAGGCGAGCGCCTCGTCGATCGGGCCCTGGGTGACGATCACGAACCGGGCGTCGAACTTCTCCAGGCCCATGAGCCGGGTGAACTGGGTCGTGAAGCCGGTGCAGCCGCTGCACTGCCACTCCGCGTCCTCGAACCACATGTGGTTGTAGACGATCAGCTGCGGGTGGTCGCCGAAGATCTCCGCGAGGCGGACCGGGCCGTCCTCGCCCTCCAGTACGTAGTCGGGCATCTCGACCATCGGCAGCTGACGGCGCTGGGCGGCGATGGCGTCGAGCTCCCGGGTGGCGGCCTTCTCCCGGACGCGCAGCGCCGCCAGCTCCTTCTGCCAGGTGGCCGCGTCGACGACGGACGGCAGGGCGTTTTCTGTGGTGGACATGGTGCCTCCGGACGGATCTGGTGCCTGTCTGGGAGTACTGACTCCCGGGGCGGCCGGAAGTCATCGGTCGTCCCCCCAGCAAGATCGCACCAGCGACGGCAACCGGCACCTTCAGAGCCCGCACGGTCAGCTTCCGGGCCCGCATGATCAGCCAACTGGCCGGACCACTGCACTGCCGTTGCCCCCGGGCGTCGGCGCCCCCTACTTGTTCGGGCCCCGGAAGCGGCCGAACGCCTTCGTGAAGGCGGTCAGCGGCGAGCCGTCCAGTCTGGCCGAGCCCGGGTCGACCGGCCGGGGCACACCCGCGCCGCCGGTCGCCTCCGCCAGCGCGGCCTGCGCCGCCTCGGCCGCCTCCCGGTAGAGGTCACAGGACTTCGTCATGGCCTCCAGCGCCTCGGCGTACCTGACGACCATGCCCTGGGCATGAACCAGCTCCTCGTCCGGAGTGAGCAGGTGCCAGCCCTGCCGCAACCGCGTCAGGGCCCGCTCGGCGTCAGCGGGCATCGGCCTCGGCAGCGCGGCGAACTCCCTGATCCTGTCGAGGAGTTCGGTCGGTTCGGAACCGTCCAGGAAAACACTGCGCACCGTGAAGCGCTCCGCCTCGTACCCCGGGACGGGCGGCACCGTGGGCAGGACGACGGCGCCGCCGCGCGGCATCCGCAGGCTCAGCTCCCGCTTCATCGCGACGTCGGCGATCTGGGCCTGGTCCGGCGTGCCCCGGTGCTCGACCACCCGGTGCCGCAGGCTGGGCGGCAGGAACGCCGAGACAGGCTTCTGCCCCACGGCGTCCGGCGTCATCGCCTCGTGCACCACGACATGGATGAACCAGCTGCTACGGGTGCAGTCCCGCAGCCGGTGGCGCAGCTCGTCGTCGTCCTTGGGCAGGTAGTTCGCGGCCCTCAGGCGCACGCCCGGCACGGTGTCGTGGTCCCAGTCGACCCGGTCGCTGTCGGGCCAGAACATGGTGGCGGGCGAGGGCCAGTGCGCGTCCCACGCCCGCTGCGCCTCGGCTGCGAGAACCCAGGTGACACCCTCGCCTTCCTTGCGGCGGGCCTCGGGGTCGTACGTCGTCAGCTGTGCACGCACGGTGACGTCGTCGGCGACGCGCCAGCGGGCCTCGAAGAGGCGGCGGGCCGTCGGACCGGGGTCGGCGGATTCGTCCCGCGGGTGCAGGGCGGTGGAGCGGGCCGCCTCGACGGGGTCGAGGTCCAGGAAGTCGTCGAGCACCCCGGCCGCCTTGAGGGCGATCAGGTTGCGCCGGACGTCCTGCTCGGGCTCGGGCCCGAGATGGCGCCCGCGCCCCAGCCACGCGGTGTCGGGGGCGATGGTCGAGGAGCTGCTGTTCTTGGCCATGGAATCGTTCTGTGGGTGATCGGGGGCTCGACCAGTATGGTCCCTGCACCTGTCGATGGAAGGGGAACCCCGCCCCGACTTGCATCAATCGCGGCCGGACGGGCCCGAACCCCGACGTCAGGCGCGGGGCGGCGGCTTCGGAACGTGGCGCGTGCACGCGTCGGCCGCCGGCGCCTGGAGCACCAGCACCGACAGGTCGTCCTCGACCGGGCCCGTCCCGAAGTCGTGTGCCGCTCGCCGCACATGCTCCGCGAGCGCCTTGGCGCCGAGGCCCATGCCCTGGCGGAGCACGTCCGCGAGACCGTCGTCGTCGTCCAACTGCCAGTTGCCGCGGCGTCGTTCGGTGACGCCATCGGTCACGCAGAGCAGCGTTTCACCGGGTGCGAGATGGAAGGTGCTGGCTCGGAATTCGGCGCCCTCGTCGATGCCGAGCAGCATCCGGGGTTCGCACGCCGGTTCCACTCTGCCGTCGGTGAACAGATGGAGGGGCGGGGGGTGGCCGGCGCTGGCGACCCGGCAGCGGGCTCCTGCCACGCCCGGTTCGACGGCCAGCTCCCCGTACAACATGCTCAGGAAGCGGGTGGCCGCCTGCTCGCCGTCGGCCGTGAGCGCTTCGGCGCTCTCCTCCGCCATGGCGGTGTTCAGCCGGTCGAGCACCGATTCGACGCCGTGGCCTTCGCGCGCCAGGAGCCGCACCAGATGCCGGGCGAGGCCGGTGACGGACATCGCCTCCGGGTCCTTTCCCTGCACGTCCCCGAGCAGGAAGCACCAGCGGCCCTCGCCCTTCGGGAAGATGTCGTAGAAGTCGCCGCCGACGGTCTGGCCCTCGCCGTGCGGCTCGTAGACGATCGCGGTGTCGATTCCCGCGATGCTGGCCAGGGTCGTCGGCAGCTGCCTGCGCTGGAGGGCCACGCTGATGGTCGTCTGTCTCGTGTACTGGCGGGCGGTGTACACGGCCTGTGCGACGCGGCGGGCCACGTCGTCCACCATGCGCACCACCGCATCGGTCATCTGCAGATGGCCGGTCCGGCCGAGGAGCAGTACCCCGACGTCCGTGTCACGGATGGCGAGCGGGAAGGCGAACGCCGACCCGCCCGCACGGTCGGCCCCGCCGCTCTCCGGCCAGGGCCAGGGCGTGCCCCCGGCGCGGATGCCCGCGGACGGCGGGATCCGCTCCAGTTCCTCGCGCAGCGGCACGATGCGCCGCTCGTCGACGTGCCAGACCCGGGACAGTTGCAGCCCTCTCCCCTGGGTTCTCAGCCAGATGCCGCACCAGTCCGCGAGGCGGGGTACGAGGAGCTGGGCCGCGAGCGCGGCGACCATGCTCTGGTCAAGCTGCCCGGCGAGAAGCTCGCTGGTCTCGGCGAGGAACGACGGGCCGCTGTGGTCGACCCACTCGGCGGCGTACCCATGGCTGCGCACCAGGTGTTCCCTCGCGTCGGTCGATTCCGCGATGCCGGCCGGTGCCTGCCCGGTCCCGGGGCCCGCGGCCTCGCCGGTACGGGCCGCCGTGGCCTGGGTCGCCACGGATCCCGGCTCCGCCGACGAGGCCTCCAGCCGGAACCACACCCGCTTCTCCGACCGCCGGTAGGTCACGCCCCAGGCCTGGGAGATCGCGCTCACCAGCTGGAGGCCGTAGCCGGGCTCCCCGTGCCGGGCGTCCGCCGCGGCGCGTACGCCCCTGGAGGGGTGGCGGTCCACGACCTCCACGACTACGGCCAGTCCGGTGTCCGGGTGCCGCTCCAGGCGGCAGACCACGTCGATGTCGGTGCCCGCGTACACGACGGCGTTGGTGACCAGCTCGCTGGCCAGCAGGACGGCATTGTCGATGAGCCCCTGCGGGACCTGCCCAACGGCCGGAACGGCGTCCTGGCCGGGAGGCGTCGCGGTGGACGCCATTCCGCCCGCCAGCACCTCACGCAGAAATCTTCGCGCCTGTGCGGACGCGAGCTG
The DNA window shown above is from Streptomyces sp. NBC_01445 and carries:
- a CDS encoding DUF899 family protein; its protein translation is MSTTENALPSVVDAATWQKELAALRVREKAATRELDAIAAQRRQLPMVEMPDYVLEGEDGPVRLAEIFGDHPQLIVYNHMWFEDAEWQCSGCTGFTTQFTRLMGLEKFDARFVIVTQGPIDEALAYKRKVGNEMTWYSTANSSFGGDVGAPPNAGFAVNVFLRDGDKVYRTWHTDGRGVERLSYLFGLVDLLPYGRQEEWQDSPEGWPQQPTYSRWAESAEIAAAYGENS
- a CDS encoding SDR family oxidoreductase gives rise to the protein MNNDLVLVTGGSGYVGSHVVKRLLDEGFPVRTTVRSMNRADDVRAMVGPRAERLEFARANLTDDAGWEDAVDGCTYVVHVASPFPPAQPDDPDELIVPARDGALRVLRAARDAGVKRTVLTSSFAAVGYSRKPGEDYTETDWTDPADDNTPYVRSKAIAERAAWDYIEAEGGGLELSVINPSGIFGPLLGPHLSASTGLVKAMLDGAMPVVPPVYFGVVDVRDVADIHVRALTHPAAAGERFLASNGPAISFLQLARILREHLGEAAARVPTRELTPDEVREAAVSNPTLRDAVRQSGGIPVLHTEKARTMLGWEPRDTATTIVDTARSLIQLGLCEGETPRPPHRGVSRPKEGRSRIR
- a CDS encoding SpoIIE family protein phosphatase — its product is MCSKELPANQLASAQARRFLREVLAGGMASTATPPGQDAVPAVGQVPQGLIDNAVLLASELVTNAVVYAGTDIDVVCRLERHPDTGLAVVVEVVDRHPSRGVRAAADARHGEPGYGLQLVSAISQAWGVTYRRSEKRVWFRLEASSAEPGSVATQATAARTGEAAGPGTGQAPAGIAESTDAREHLVRSHGYAAEWVDHSGPSFLAETSELLAGQLDQSMVAALAAQLLVPRLADWCGIWLRTQGRGLQLSRVWHVDERRIVPLREELERIPPSAGIRAGGTPWPWPESGGADRAGGSAFAFPLAIRDTDVGVLLLGRTGHLQMTDAVVRMVDDVARRVAQAVYTARQYTRQTTISVALQRRQLPTTLASIAGIDTAIVYEPHGEGQTVGGDFYDIFPKGEGRWCFLLGDVQGKDPEAMSVTGLARHLVRLLAREGHGVESVLDRLNTAMAEESAEALTADGEQAATRFLSMLYGELAVEPGVAGARCRVASAGHPPPLHLFTDGRVEPACEPRMLLGIDEGAEFRASTFHLAPGETLLCVTDGVTERRRGNWQLDDDDGLADVLRQGMGLGAKALAEHVRRAAHDFGTGPVEDDLSVLVLQAPAADACTRHVPKPPPRA
- a CDS encoding DUF3592 domain-containing protein is translated as MSISFVTDAERARGTVVYLEWEGGNVSSSSKSRQSSGPTAHPVVEFTPAGGAPTTFRSSMGSNPPAYDEGERVDVLYRADDPEDAKIDGFVSLWLIPLVFCGIGLLIAGIGTAIAIASRRRSRLILSGSGTALPSAG